A stretch of the Azorhizobium caulinodans ORS 571 genome encodes the following:
- a CDS encoding SDR family NAD(P)-dependent oxidoreductase: MARTAILIGGAGGIGRPLALRLAAQGWRLHLIGRTAAKLEALAAETGGTWAQADVRDTSALAAAVAAAPGPVWALAYAAGTITLKPLARITPDDARADFEVNALGAMAAVQAALPALKAEGGSVVLFSSVAVGQGFANHASIAMAKGAVEGLTRALAAELAPKIRVNCIAPSLTETPLAAVLTANPQMASAIAGLHPLQRLGAPDDIAAAAAFLLSDEAGWISGQILGVDGGRSSLRTKG, translated from the coding sequence ATGGCACGGACGGCAATCCTCATCGGCGGTGCGGGCGGCATCGGGCGCCCACTCGCCCTGCGACTGGCGGCACAGGGCTGGCGGCTGCATCTCATCGGCCGGACGGCCGCCAAGCTCGAAGCGCTCGCAGCCGAGACGGGCGGGACCTGGGCTCAGGCGGATGTGCGGGACACGTCCGCGCTTGCCGCTGCCGTCGCTGCCGCGCCCGGACCGGTCTGGGCGCTCGCCTATGCGGCCGGAACCATCACCCTGAAGCCGCTCGCCCGGATCACGCCTGACGATGCGCGGGCCGATTTCGAGGTGAATGCGCTGGGCGCCATGGCGGCGGTCCAGGCCGCGTTGCCCGCGCTGAAGGCCGAGGGCGGCAGCGTAGTCCTGTTCTCGAGCGTGGCGGTGGGGCAGGGCTTTGCCAATCACGCGTCCATCGCCATGGCCAAGGGGGCGGTGGAGGGGCTCACTCGGGCGCTGGCTGCGGAGCTTGCGCCGAAGATCCGGGTGAACTGCATCGCCCCCTCGCTGACGGAGACCCCGCTCGCGGCTGTCCTCACGGCCAATCCGCAGATGGCGAGTGCCATCGCCGGGCTCCACCCTCTCCAGCGTCTCGGCGCGCCGGACGATATCGCCGCAGCGGCCGCCTTCCTCCTGTCGGATGAGGCGGGC
- a CDS encoding porin: MKVKGLVAGCGLAVAMIGGANAADLPVKAKGVDYVKVCTAYGQGFYYIPGTDTCLRIGGYLWAEGYYNTYTNYPSVNNKTYSIATAGLIWDARSQTEYGTLRSYFDLRFRWRSSDPWSNGPNGVDVDVWNAYIQFAGFTFGHAQSFFDFYANAGVLGTDPATIGDDTRLNLIAYTHEFMEGLSATVSIEDSADRLAGVVPQDPAAFGTDSLQTGSHVPDFVANLRAEGKWGSAQVSGALHQVRALDLNNQFSATDTWGYALQAGVMVNLPMLADGDNFYLQAAYANGAMSYLGLQNPSGAYIIPDAYLGLAGLSLVSGWNITAQLLHNWNDKWSTTIFGGYAAFDVNNPVAQASYGSTGGNNYNVGGNLAWTPVTNLTIALQYDYTVMEVNNYVATDFSPALASTKAHRGLLFVSRNF; the protein is encoded by the coding sequence ATGAAGGTCAAGGGGTTGGTCGCTGGCTGCGGCCTTGCAGTGGCGATGATCGGGGGAGCTAACGCTGCGGATCTGCCGGTGAAGGCGAAGGGCGTTGACTATGTGAAGGTCTGCACGGCCTACGGACAGGGCTTCTATTACATTCCCGGCACGGACACCTGCCTGCGCATCGGCGGCTATCTGTGGGCGGAAGGCTATTACAATACCTATACGAACTACCCTTCGGTCAATAACAAGACCTATTCCATCGCCACCGCCGGCCTGATCTGGGACGCGCGCAGCCAGACCGAATATGGCACGCTGCGCTCCTACTTCGACCTGCGCTTCCGCTGGCGCTCCTCCGACCCGTGGTCGAACGGCCCCAACGGCGTCGATGTGGACGTGTGGAACGCCTATATCCAGTTTGCCGGATTCACCTTCGGACACGCCCAGTCCTTCTTCGACTTCTACGCCAATGCCGGCGTGCTCGGTACCGATCCGGCGACCATCGGCGACGACACGCGCCTCAATCTCATCGCCTATACCCATGAGTTCATGGAGGGGCTGAGCGCGACCGTCTCCATCGAGGATTCGGCCGATCGTCTCGCAGGCGTCGTGCCGCAGGATCCCGCCGCCTTCGGGACCGACAGCCTTCAGACCGGTTCGCATGTGCCGGATTTCGTCGCCAACCTGCGGGCGGAAGGCAAGTGGGGCTCGGCCCAGGTTTCCGGCGCGCTGCATCAGGTGCGGGCGCTTGATCTCAACAACCAGTTCTCCGCCACCGACACCTGGGGCTATGCCCTGCAGGCCGGCGTGATGGTGAACCTGCCCATGCTCGCGGATGGCGACAATTTCTATCTGCAGGCGGCCTATGCCAATGGCGCCATGTCCTATCTCGGCCTTCAGAACCCGAGTGGCGCCTACATCATTCCCGACGCCTATCTCGGCCTTGCCGGCCTGTCGCTGGTCAGCGGCTGGAACATCACCGCCCAGTTGCTGCACAACTGGAACGACAAGTGGAGCACCACGATCTTCGGCGGCTATGCGGCCTTCGACGTGAACAATCCGGTGGCGCAGGCCTCTTACGGCTCCACCGGCGGCAACAACTACAATGTGGGTGGCAACCTCGCCTGGACGCCGGTGACCAATCTCACCATCGCGCTCCAGTATGACTACACGGTCATGGAGGTGAACAATTACGTGGCGACCGACTTCTCGCCGGCGCTGGCGTCCACGAAGGCCCATCGCGGCCTGCTGTTCGTGTCGCGCAATTTCTGA
- a CDS encoding TerC family protein has protein sequence MEALADPNIWIGLVTLITLEVVLGIDNLVFVAILVGKLPVAQRNRARIIGLSLALFMRIGLLFSISWLVALTKPLFTVLDMPFSGRDLIMIVGGVFLLAKGTMELHERLEGEPKPRENGAARAAFWQVIAQIVVLDAVFSLDSVITAVGMANDLWVMVTAVCCAMALMMWASRPLMIFVSRHPTVVILCLGFLLMIGFSLVVEAFGVHIPKGYLYAAIGFSVLIEAANQLGRHNREKRITTNVLRERTSEAVLRLLGGRRGDESLADTVDVIAEQTAQGEVFRPEEKEMIRGVLDLGERPVSSIMSPRNEVEWLDLEDDRDALHAAICELTHSRVVLARGRVDEFAGVAITKELLNALIEGKDIDWARVTRQPVVVHENTNVLKVMELLRGSPVQMAMIVDEHGSLEGIATPTDILEAIAGEFPDMGEEPARLRAQEDGSWLVEGYMDIRQLSGALDRDLVDEDHRFSTLGGYIITHLGHLPEEGERLEADGLVFEVVSLDKRSVGTVRIAQAA, from the coding sequence ATGGAAGCCCTTGCGGATCCGAATATCTGGATCGGCCTCGTCACCCTCATCACGCTCGAAGTGGTGCTGGGCATCGACAATCTCGTCTTCGTCGCCATCCTTGTCGGCAAGCTGCCCGTCGCCCAGCGTAACCGCGCGCGCATCATCGGCCTCTCGCTGGCCCTGTTCATGCGCATCGGGCTGCTGTTCTCCATCTCCTGGCTGGTGGCGCTCACCAAGCCGCTGTTCACCGTCCTCGACATGCCCTTCTCCGGGCGTGACCTCATCATGATCGTCGGCGGCGTGTTCCTGCTGGCGAAGGGCACGATGGAGCTGCACGAGCGCCTGGAGGGTGAGCCCAAGCCGCGCGAGAACGGCGCCGCGCGCGCCGCCTTCTGGCAGGTGATCGCGCAGATCGTCGTCCTGGACGCGGTCTTCTCCCTCGACAGCGTCATCACCGCCGTCGGCATGGCGAACGACCTGTGGGTGATGGTGACGGCCGTCTGCTGCGCCATGGCGCTGATGATGTGGGCGTCCCGCCCGCTGATGATCTTCGTCTCCCGCCACCCCACCGTGGTCATCCTCTGCCTCGGCTTCCTGCTGATGATCGGCTTCAGCCTGGTGGTGGAAGCCTTCGGCGTGCACATCCCGAAGGGCTATCTCTACGCCGCCATCGGCTTCTCGGTGCTGATCGAGGCGGCCAACCAGCTCGGCCGCCACAACCGCGAGAAGCGGATCACCACCAACGTGCTGCGCGAGCGCACCTCGGAAGCGGTGCTGCGTCTGCTCGGCGGCCGCCGGGGCGACGAAAGCCTCGCCGATACGGTGGACGTGATCGCGGAGCAGACCGCGCAGGGGGAGGTCTTCCGGCCCGAGGAAAAGGAAATGATCCGGGGCGTGCTCGATCTCGGCGAGCGGCCCGTCAGCTCCATCATGTCGCCGCGCAACGAGGTGGAGTGGCTCGATCTGGAGGACGACCGCGACGCCCTCCACGCCGCCATCTGCGAGCTCACCCATTCCCGCGTCGTGCTGGCGCGCGGGCGGGTGGACGAGTTCGCCGGGGTCGCCATCACCAAGGAACTGCTGAACGCCCTGATCGAGGGCAAGGACATCGACTGGGCCCGCGTCACCCGCCAGCCCGTGGTCGTGCATGAGAACACCAACGTGCTGAAGGTCATGGAACTGCTGCGCGGCTCCCCCGTGCAGATGGCCATGATCGTGGACGAGCACGGTTCGCTGGAGGGCATCGCCACGCCCACCGACATCCTCGAGGCCATCGCCGGCGAGTTTCCCGACATGGGCGAGGAGCCCGCCCGCCTCCGGGCGCAGGAGGATGGCTCCTGGCTGGTGGAAGGCTATATGGACATCCGCCAGCTCAGCGGCGCCCTCGACCGCGATCTCGTGGACGAGGACCACCGCTTCTCGACGCTGGGCGGCTACATCATCACGCATCTCGGCCATCTGCCGGAGGAAGGCGAGCGGCTGGAGGCGGACGGCCTCGTGTTCGAGGTCGTCTCCCTCGACAAGCGCAGCGTCGGCACGGTGCGGATCGCGCAAGCCGCCTGA
- a CDS encoding glutaminase → MPKLNDVVAEIAADLAKATERGAVATYIPMLAEVPINQFGMAVVTADGETILAGDADTVFSIQSISKVFTLTLALGQIGDALWTRVGKEPSGNAFNSIVQLEYEHGIPRNPFINAGAIVVADAMLSGHQPREALGAILRFVRFVAADESITIDEAVARSEKETGFRNTALANYMRSFGVLRHPVDHALGVYFHQCAIAMSCRHLARAGRYLAFSGRLTPEGPSVVASERARRIAALMLTCGHYDGSGDFAFRVGLPGKSGVGGGILAIAPGKASIAVWSPGLDPHGNSLLGSIALERLAKAMRWSVFAG, encoded by the coding sequence TTGCCGAAGCTCAATGACGTCGTCGCGGAGATCGCCGCCGACCTCGCCAAGGCGACCGAGCGCGGCGCCGTGGCCACTTACATCCCCATGCTGGCGGAAGTGCCGATCAACCAGTTCGGCATGGCGGTGGTGACCGCCGATGGCGAGACCATCCTGGCGGGGGACGCGGACACCGTCTTTTCCATCCAGAGCATTTCGAAGGTCTTCACCCTGACCCTCGCCCTCGGCCAGATCGGCGACGCGCTGTGGACGCGGGTGGGCAAGGAGCCCTCGGGCAACGCCTTCAACTCCATCGTGCAGCTGGAGTATGAGCACGGCATCCCGCGCAACCCCTTCATCAATGCAGGGGCCATCGTGGTGGCGGACGCCATGCTCTCCGGCCACCAGCCGCGCGAGGCGCTGGGCGCCATCCTGCGCTTCGTGCGTTTCGTCGCCGCCGACGAGAGCATCACCATCGACGAGGCTGTGGCGCGATCGGAGAAGGAAACCGGTTTCCGCAACACGGCGCTCGCAAACTACATGCGCTCCTTCGGCGTGCTCCGCCATCCGGTGGACCATGCGCTCGGCGTCTATTTCCACCAGTGCGCCATCGCCATGAGCTGCCGGCACCTGGCCCGCGCCGGCCGCTATCTCGCCTTCTCCGGCCGCCTGACGCCCGAGGGGCCGAGTGTGGTGGCGTCCGAGCGCGCCCGTCGCATCGCCGCGCTGATGCTGACGTGCGGCCATTATGACGGCTCGGGCGACTTCGCCTTCCGCGTGGGCCTTCCGGGCAAGAGCGGCGTGGGTGGAGGCATTCTGGCGATCGCGCCCGGCAAGGCCTCCATCGCGGTCTGGTCTCCGGGTCTTGATCCGCACGGCAATTCGCTACTCGGCTCCATCGCGCTGGAGCGCCTCGCCAAAGCCATGCGCTGGTCGGTCTTCGCCGGCTGA
- a CDS encoding sensor domain-containing diguanylate cyclase, translated as MEQVRPEVLQRAVRFSRVLSLLAAVAVCAILTMTVITIVLSRQDATEANASTTENVLQFAALELADDIGALHTMLVDARSVFTDRQSWSLTDAQLQRWMQVRTQRGRELEGIAITDPGGRILLSSYSDVPADFTVDDRDYFVVHRDNPSAGLYVSLVLRNRFTGEPGIMVSIGRRAPDGTFLGIMLALVRLSYLDSLLDGGRLGPEGALSLWRSDGALVLRNRVSGGHEDPQGRAISPTYLAQILNTHHGTFDAALPPGTPVRRHTFVHVADAPLIVSASIPVSEIYSRWSHRALAMVLVTSLAVSAIMALTVLFRRELLRRAEAEAQLNELARADGLTGIANRRRFDERLGQEWRRSYRSSGTMALLMIDVDHFKAFNDTHGHWTGDDLLIRIAATLSQTVHRPGDLIARYGGEEFAAILPDTDREGALRIAERILDAVRALRFEDSAGQVLPVTVSIGACALSPSPGQQVADIVRLADAALYEAKDRGRNCIIMAPDMPRVLRPVAEAS; from the coding sequence ATGGAACAGGTCAGGCCCGAGGTGTTGCAGCGCGCGGTGCGATTCTCCCGCGTGCTCAGCCTGCTGGCCGCAGTCGCTGTCTGCGCGATCCTCACCATGACCGTCATCACCATCGTGCTGTCGCGGCAGGATGCGACGGAGGCGAATGCCAGCACCACGGAAAACGTGCTCCAGTTCGCGGCCCTGGAACTGGCGGACGACATCGGCGCCCTCCACACCATGCTGGTCGATGCCCGCTCCGTCTTCACTGACCGCCAGTCCTGGTCTTTGACGGACGCCCAGCTTCAGCGCTGGATGCAGGTCCGCACCCAACGCGGGCGCGAGCTCGAGGGCATTGCGATAACCGATCCCGGCGGGCGCATCCTCCTGTCGTCCTACTCCGACGTTCCGGCGGACTTCACCGTCGATGACCGCGACTATTTCGTCGTCCATCGCGACAATCCCAGCGCCGGCCTCTACGTCAGCCTTGTCCTGCGCAACCGCTTCACCGGGGAGCCTGGCATCATGGTCAGCATCGGCCGGCGCGCGCCGGACGGCACCTTCCTCGGCATCATGCTGGCCCTGGTGCGCCTCTCCTATCTCGACTCCCTGCTGGACGGCGGGCGGCTGGGACCGGAAGGCGCCCTCAGCCTCTGGCGTAGCGACGGCGCCCTGGTGCTGCGGAACCGGGTCAGCGGCGGCCATGAAGACCCGCAGGGTCGCGCCATATCGCCAACCTATCTTGCCCAGATCCTCAACACTCACCACGGCACGTTCGACGCCGCCCTCCCGCCCGGAACGCCGGTGCGCCGGCACACCTTCGTCCATGTGGCGGACGCGCCGCTCATCGTGTCCGCTTCCATCCCGGTCAGCGAGATCTACAGCCGCTGGAGCCACCGGGCGCTCGCGATGGTGCTCGTCACGTCGCTCGCTGTGAGCGCGATCATGGCCCTCACCGTGCTCTTCCGGCGTGAGCTGCTCCGCCGCGCCGAAGCGGAGGCACAGCTGAACGAGCTGGCGCGGGCGGACGGCCTCACCGGTATCGCCAACCGCCGCCGCTTCGATGAACGGCTTGGCCAGGAGTGGCGCCGGTCCTACCGGTCCTCCGGAACGATGGCCTTGCTGATGATCGACGTGGATCACTTCAAGGCGTTCAACGACACCCACGGGCACTGGACCGGCGACGACCTGCTCATCCGCATCGCCGCCACCCTTTCGCAGACGGTGCACCGGCCGGGCGACCTCATCGCCCGGTATGGCGGCGAGGAGTTCGCGGCCATTCTTCCCGACACCGACCGCGAGGGGGCATTGCGGATTGCCGAGCGCATTCTCGATGCGGTCCGCGCGCTCCGCTTCGAGGACAGCGCCGGACAAGTCTTGCCCGTTACGGTCAGCATAGGTGCCTGCGCCCTGTCGCCCTCCCCGGGGCAACAGGTTGCAGACATCGTGCGGCTTGCCGACGCAGCGTTGTACGAAGCAAAGGACCGGGGACGAAATTGCATAATCATGGCGCCTGACATGCCACGTGTCTTGCGGCCCGTGGCAGAGGCCTCTTAA
- a CDS encoding putative bifunctional diguanylate cyclase/phosphodiesterase: MSKHTTSAPLVTPISVLLTLLATLVIMGITSTSWEFIVQDQLLSRFGVNFETFGSHDRWRFIYTSVIFATLSQIGPALLLFRLMRRLDRARMEVIKAREKADSLARHDPLTGLANRRILRDTLRKRLGAAGANGPHTAVLLVDIDRFRSVADLHGHSLSDLVLVEVANRLKSLLPSDAVLARLGGEEFIAVMPRPASLDALGKLAQHIINHLSSPYQLNGLDARLGATVGIAVSPDNGTDEMELMRAAEAALYRAKANPGTYRFFQPAMDRELKQTLRLQRDLHTAIANGAIVPFYQPFLRLSDNSLAGFEVLARWNHPIRGFISPDAFIPVAEEIGLIGQLTTAILRQACLDASKWPQNLKISVNLSPVQLKEVSLPDQIYRTLRTAGFPPQRLEIEITETGLVNDVTTARAILTNFRTAGIEVALDDFGTGYSSLQNLRSFPVTKLKIDKSFVRSMNTDPQSKSLVVGILAMSKSLGILTTAEGIEEAGEGVWLGSIGCDYGQGYCYAKPMRGEEVPAFLNSRAAAPAPDAGARQRA, from the coding sequence GTGAGCAAGCACACCACCTCTGCCCCCTTGGTCACGCCCATCTCCGTGCTGCTGACACTGCTGGCCACGCTGGTGATCATGGGGATCACCTCGACGTCGTGGGAATTCATTGTTCAGGACCAGTTGCTCTCGCGCTTCGGCGTGAATTTCGAGACTTTCGGCAGCCACGACCGCTGGCGCTTCATCTACACGTCCGTGATCTTCGCCACGCTGAGCCAGATCGGCCCCGCGCTGCTGCTCTTCCGGCTCATGCGGCGGCTCGACCGGGCACGCATGGAGGTCATCAAGGCGCGCGAGAAGGCGGATTCCCTCGCCCGTCACGACCCGCTGACCGGCCTCGCCAACCGCCGCATCCTGCGCGACACCCTGCGCAAGCGCCTCGGCGCTGCGGGCGCCAACGGGCCGCACACCGCGGTGCTGCTGGTGGACATCGACCGCTTCCGCTCCGTTGCCGACCTGCACGGCCACAGCCTGTCGGATCTCGTGCTGGTGGAGGTGGCGAACCGGCTGAAGTCGCTGCTGCCCTCGGATGCCGTGCTCGCCCGCCTCGGCGGCGAGGAATTCATCGCCGTGATGCCCCGCCCCGCCTCGCTGGACGCTCTGGGCAAGCTGGCGCAGCACATCATCAACCACCTTTCCTCGCCCTACCAGTTGAACGGTCTGGATGCCCGGCTCGGCGCCACGGTGGGCATCGCCGTCTCCCCCGACAACGGCACGGACGAGATGGAGCTGATGCGCGCGGCCGAAGCCGCGCTTTACCGCGCCAAGGCCAACCCGGGGACCTACCGCTTCTTCCAGCCGGCCATGGACCGCGAGCTGAAGCAGACCCTCCGCCTCCAGCGCGACCTGCACACCGCCATCGCCAACGGCGCCATCGTGCCCTTCTACCAGCCCTTCCTGCGGCTCTCGGACAATTCCCTGGCCGGGTTCGAGGTGCTGGCCCGCTGGAACCACCCCATCCGCGGATTCATCTCGCCGGACGCCTTCATTCCCGTGGCCGAGGAAATCGGCCTCATCGGCCAGTTGACCACCGCCATCCTGCGGCAGGCCTGCCTCGACGCCTCGAAGTGGCCGCAGAACCTGAAGATCTCGGTCAACCTGTCGCCGGTACAGCTCAAGGAAGTCTCGCTGCCGGACCAGATCTACCGCACCCTGCGCACCGCCGGCTTCCCGCCCCAGCGGCTGGAGATCGAGATCACCGAGACCGGCCTCGTCAATGACGTGACCACCGCCCGCGCCATCCTCACCAACTTCCGCACCGCTGGCATCGAGGTGGCGCTGGACGATTTCGGCACCGGCTATTCGAGCCTCCAGAACCTGCGCAGCTTCCCGGTCACCAAGCTGAAGATCGACAAGTCGTTCGTGCGCTCCATGAACACAGATCCGCAGTCGAAGAGCCTCGTGGTGGGCATTCTCGCCATGAGCAAGAGCCTCGGCATCCTCACCACGGCGGAGGGCATCGAGGAAGCGGGCGAAGGCGTCTGGCTCGGCTCCATCGGCTGCGACTACGGGCAGGGCTATTGCTACGCCAAGCCCATGCGCGGCGAGGAAGTGCCCGCCTTCCTCAACAGCCGGGCAGCCGCTCCGGCGCCCGACGCCGGCGCCCGCCAGCGGGCGTGA
- a CDS encoding thiamine phosphate synthase: MLPHPPLLLITDRHQARTDLSDVLEASFGAGLRWTSVREKDLAPAEQVDLVRRLLPVAHAHGACLTLHGTAALALEAGADGVHLPSGADVNAARALLGPDALIGLSVHSMAEVTAAPPSASYLVAGPAFETASKPGYGPALGPEGLAQLARATALPLLALGGLDRHTLLLCQDSGLAGAAVMGGVMRANDPAAEVRALLAAIG, encoded by the coding sequence GTGCTGCCCCACCCGCCCCTGCTTCTGATCACCGATCGTCATCAGGCAAGGACCGATCTTTCGGACGTGCTCGAAGCATCCTTCGGCGCGGGGCTGCGCTGGACCAGCGTGCGGGAGAAGGACCTTGCCCCGGCCGAACAGGTGGACCTCGTACGGCGGCTTCTGCCCGTCGCCCATGCGCATGGGGCCTGCCTGACCCTCCACGGCACGGCCGCGCTCGCTCTTGAGGCCGGCGCCGATGGCGTGCATCTGCCGTCCGGGGCCGATGTGAATGCCGCGCGCGCCCTGCTGGGGCCGGACGCCTTGATCGGGCTCTCAGTCCACAGCATGGCGGAGGTCACGGCCGCACCGCCGTCCGCCTCCTATCTGGTGGCCGGTCCGGCCTTCGAGACCGCCTCCAAGCCCGGCTATGGCCCCGCACTCGGGCCAGAGGGGCTGGCGCAGCTCGCGCGCGCCACCGCCCTGCCCCTGCTGGCCCTCGGCGGCCTCGACCGCCACACGCTGCTCCTCTGCCAGGACAGCGGCCTTGCCGGTGCAGCCGTGATGGGTGGCGTGATGCGGGCGAACGATCCGGCAGCAGAAGTGCGCGCCCTGCTGGCCGCGATTGGGTAG
- a CDS encoding endonuclease/exonuclease/phosphatase family protein, whose amino-acid sequence MRIATFNVENLFDRAKAMNLENWDQGQPVLEAFSALNTLLGQQVYSEADKRRMVELMKTLGLEGADTGPFVLLRRSRGALLKRPKEGDIVITAAGRADWAGSLELRDAPVTEEAMRNTARVIGDVKADVMALVEVESRPVLSAFNTQILPAVNAIPFDHVMVIDGNDERGIDVGIATRADYPIGDMRSHVDDRLPNGQPIFSRDCAEYEIHTPSGQNLLLLLNHFKSKGFGSKATSDARRKAQAARVAEIYKQRIADGYSHIAVLGDFNDTPGSAALAPLLSGTDLKDVFGHASFDNGGYPGTYGLCNADNKIDYILLSPELFGKVTAGGVFRKGAWPGSRPKRWDVYPEVARPADAASDHSAVWVDLAL is encoded by the coding sequence ATGCGCATTGCGACTTTTAACGTCGAAAATCTGTTCGATCGCGCCAAAGCCATGAACCTTGAGAACTGGGATCAAGGACAGCCGGTCTTGGAGGCATTCAGCGCCCTCAATACCCTCTTGGGGCAACAGGTCTATTCCGAAGCGGACAAGCGCCGCATGGTCGAGTTGATGAAGACCCTCGGCCTTGAGGGCGCCGACACCGGTCCTTTTGTCCTCCTCCGGCGCAGCCGGGGCGCCCTACTCAAGCGCCCGAAGGAGGGCGACATCGTCATAACAGCAGCCGGGCGCGCCGACTGGGCCGGATCACTGGAACTGCGCGATGCGCCCGTGACCGAGGAAGCCATGCGCAACACGGCTCGCGTGATCGGCGACGTAAAGGCCGATGTCATGGCTCTCGTGGAAGTCGAAAGCCGGCCAGTGCTCTCGGCCTTCAACACTCAGATCCTGCCTGCGGTCAACGCCATACCTTTCGACCATGTGATGGTCATTGATGGGAATGACGAGCGCGGCATCGACGTTGGGATTGCCACCCGCGCCGATTATCCCATCGGCGACATGCGCAGCCACGTGGATGATCGTCTGCCCAATGGACAGCCCATTTTCTCCCGCGATTGTGCGGAATACGAGATCCACACGCCATCCGGCCAGAACCTGCTGCTTCTCCTAAATCATTTCAAGAGCAAGGGCTTCGGTTCCAAAGCCACGTCCGATGCGCGTCGAAAGGCACAAGCGGCACGGGTCGCCGAGATTTACAAGCAGCGCATCGCTGACGGGTACAGCCACATTGCGGTGCTGGGTGATTTCAATGATACGCCAGGAAGCGCGGCACTGGCGCCGCTGCTGTCCGGCACAGATCTCAAGGATGTGTTCGGCCATGCATCCTTCGACAACGGCGGCTATCCCGGCACCTACGGCCTTTGCAATGCCGATAACAAGATCGACTACATCCTCCTGTCTCCCGAACTGTTCGGCAAGGTCACGGCCGGCGGTGTGTTCAGGAAGGGCGCGTGGCCGGGCAGCCGTCCCAAGAGGTGGGACGTATACCCGGAGGTGGCAAGGCCTGCGGATGCCGCATCCGACCATTCAGCGGTCTGGGTCGATCTCGCTCTTTGA
- a CDS encoding FAD-dependent monooxygenase yields MGQTSPASALIVGAGIGGLACGIALRRAGLAVRMVEQADELAEVGAGLQLTPNATRHLRDFGVLDALETVAVKPRALEVRDGQTFGLLARCDYAPAVAKYGAPFLVLHRADLQKALADGAKAAGCDILLGARLQSLDTHGDNLRAVAEQEAGLIAETADIVIGADGVRSLVREHLQVGVRPSFARRVAYRATIPVRADTPPDVRLFLGPDAHLVTYPIRAGAAVNVVAIVRQDRPVNRWSEPGDASTVHEAFSQWAPEVRSLLLDASSFLCWGLYDVDPLPRWGAGRTTLLGDAAHAMLPFLAQGAAQAIEDAATLGSVLGAGGPLEPALRRYEALRQARAARVQRGARRNAVIYHLKGPARFARDLALRATGGSLLSRYDWLYGG; encoded by the coding sequence TTGGGCCAGACCTCGCCCGCCAGTGCGCTCATCGTCGGTGCCGGCATCGGCGGTCTGGCGTGCGGCATCGCCCTGCGCCGGGCGGGCCTCGCCGTGCGCATGGTGGAGCAGGCGGACGAGCTTGCCGAAGTGGGCGCCGGCCTTCAGCTGACGCCCAACGCCACCCGTCACCTGCGCGATTTCGGCGTGCTCGATGCGCTGGAGACGGTCGCCGTGAAGCCGCGCGCCCTTGAGGTGCGGGACGGCCAGACCTTCGGCCTGCTGGCCCGCTGCGACTATGCGCCTGCCGTCGCGAAATACGGTGCGCCCTTCCTCGTGCTGCACCGGGCCGACTTGCAGAAGGCCCTGGCCGACGGCGCGAAGGCTGCGGGGTGCGACATCCTGCTTGGGGCCCGGCTGCAAAGCCTCGACACCCATGGCGACAATCTGCGCGCTGTGGCGGAGCAGGAGGCCGGCCTCATCGCCGAGACCGCCGACATCGTGATCGGCGCCGATGGCGTGCGCTCGCTGGTGCGCGAGCATCTGCAGGTGGGCGTGCGCCCGTCCTTTGCCCGGCGTGTGGCCTATCGCGCCACCATTCCCGTGCGGGCCGACACGCCGCCGGATGTGCGCCTGTTCCTGGGCCCCGACGCCCACCTCGTGACCTATCCCATCCGCGCCGGCGCGGCGGTGAATGTGGTCGCCATCGTGCGACAGGACCGGCCGGTCAACCGCTGGAGCGAGCCGGGCGACGCCAGCACCGTGCATGAGGCCTTCTCGCAATGGGCGCCCGAAGTGCGCTCGCTGCTGCTCGATGCCTCCTCTTTCCTGTGCTGGGGCCTCTATGACGTGGACCCGCTGCCGCGCTGGGGCGCCGGGCGCACGACGCTGCTGGGCGATGCCGCCCACGCCATGCTGCCCTTCCTCGCGCAGGGCGCCGCGCAGGCCATCGAGGACGCCGCGACGCTCGGGTCCGTTCTGGGGGCTGGCGGCCCGCTGGAGCCCGCGCTGCGCCGCTACGAGGCGCTGCGTCAGGCGCGCGCCGCCCGCGTTCAGCGCGGGGCCCGCCGCAATGCGGTGATCTATCACCTGAAGGGCCCGGCCCGGTTCGCCCGCGATCTGGCGCTGCGCGCCACCGGCGGCAGCCTCCTGTCGCGCTACGATTGGCTCTACGGGGGCTGA
- a CDS encoding zinc-finger domain-containing protein has product MADTGIPHFCNDLGVSVIEVGAREFMCIGAKPPFDHPHIFIDLGSDTEAVCSYCSTLYRYNPALKAGTAKPEGCVWADKPAA; this is encoded by the coding sequence ATGGCGGACACAGGCATTCCTCACTTCTGCAACGATCTCGGCGTGAGCGTCATCGAAGTGGGCGCGCGGGAATTCATGTGCATCGGCGCCAAGCCGCCGTTCGACCATCCGCACATCTTCATCGATCTGGGTTCCGATACGGAAGCGGTCTGCTCCTACTGCTCCACCCTCTATCGCTACAATCCGGCCCTGAAGGCCGGCACGGCGAAGCCTGAAGGCTGCGTCTGGGCAGACAAGCCGGCGGCCTGA